Proteins from a genomic interval of Fodinicurvata sediminis DSM 21159:
- a CDS encoding DUF1476 domain-containing protein — protein MSFSDRQKAFEDKYKHDQELQFKVMVRRNKLLGLFIAELLGLTGEKAETYARDVISTDFEEPGDEDVVRKVMADIQNSDVDFSEHRLRKKIDELTSVAKQQIMSE, from the coding sequence ATGAGTTTCAGTGACCGCCAGAAGGCTTTCGAGGACAAGTACAAGCATGATCAGGAGCTTCAGTTCAAGGTTATGGTGCGCCGGAACAAGCTTCTTGGCCTTTTCATCGCGGAATTGTTGGGCCTGACCGGGGAGAAAGCGGAAACCTATGCCCGCGATGTGATCAGCACGGATTTCGAGGAGCCGGGCGACGAGGATGTCGTGCGCAAGGTCATGGCCGATATCCAGAACAGTGACGTCGATTTTTCCGAGCATCGCCTGCGCAAGAAGATCGATGAACTGACGTCTGTGGCCAAGCAGCAGATCATGTCCGAATAG
- the purB gene encoding adenylosuccinate lyase has product MIPRYSRPEMTALWEPEAKFRIWFEIEAHACDAMAELGIIPQEAAKAIWDKGAFEVQRIDEIEQETKHDVIAFLTNVAEHVGEPARFLHQGMTSSDVLDTCLAIQLARATDILLADLDRLLEALKKRAYEFKHTVCLGRSHGIHAEPVTFGLKLASHYAAFARNRARLEQARSEIATCAISGAVGSFANIDPFVEEYVAKKMGLVPEPVSTQIIPRDRHAAFFATLGVIASSMENLAVEIRHLQRTEVREAEEFFSPGQKGSSAMPHKRNPVLTENLTGLARIVRSAVTPAMENVALWHERDISHSSVERMIGPDATVTLDFALNRMAGVIEKLLVYPENMQRNLDLLGGLVNSQRVLLGLTQAGLSREDAYAVVQRNAMKVWEEQADFLDLLKADPEVAISDDDLESLFDPAYHTKHVDTIFRRVFDEA; this is encoded by the coding sequence ATGATCCCCCGCTACAGCCGCCCGGAAATGACCGCCCTTTGGGAACCTGAAGCCAAGTTCCGCATCTGGTTCGAGATCGAGGCCCATGCCTGTGATGCAATGGCAGAGCTGGGCATCATTCCCCAGGAGGCCGCGAAAGCCATCTGGGACAAGGGCGCTTTCGAAGTGCAGCGCATTGACGAGATCGAGCAAGAAACCAAGCACGATGTCATTGCCTTCCTGACCAACGTCGCCGAACACGTGGGTGAGCCGGCCCGCTTCCTGCACCAGGGCATGACTTCATCGGACGTGCTGGATACCTGTCTGGCCATCCAGCTTGCCCGCGCAACGGACATCCTGCTGGCCGACCTGGACCGCTTGCTGGAGGCCCTCAAGAAGCGGGCCTACGAATTCAAGCACACCGTCTGCCTGGGCCGCAGCCATGGCATCCATGCCGAACCTGTGACCTTTGGCCTGAAACTGGCCAGTCACTATGCCGCTTTTGCCCGCAATCGCGCGCGCCTGGAACAGGCCCGCAGCGAAATCGCCACCTGCGCCATATCCGGCGCCGTTGGCAGCTTTGCCAATATCGATCCCTTTGTGGAGGAGTATGTGGCGAAGAAGATGGGATTGGTGCCCGAACCTGTCTCCACACAGATCATACCGCGTGATCGCCATGCCGCCTTTTTCGCGACGCTGGGCGTGATTGCCTCGTCCATGGAAAACCTGGCGGTGGAAATCCGCCACCTGCAGCGCACTGAAGTCCGAGAAGCCGAGGAATTCTTCTCGCCGGGCCAGAAGGGCTCTTCGGCCATGCCGCACAAGCGCAACCCCGTCCTGACCGAGAACCTTACGGGCCTGGCCCGGATTGTGCGCTCGGCCGTTACACCCGCCATGGAGAATGTGGCCCTCTGGCACGAACGGGATATCTCGCACTCTTCCGTCGAGCGCATGATCGGCCCGGATGCCACGGTCACCCTGGACTTTGCCCTCAACCGCATGGCCGGGGTCATCGAGAAACTTCTAGTCTATCCGGAAAACATGCAGCGCAATCTGGACCTGCTGGGCGGTCTCGTGAACTCACAGCGGGTTCTGCTGGGCCTGACCCAGGCCGGACTCAGCCGTGAGGATGCTTACGCCGTGGTCCAGCGCAATGCCATGAAGGTATGGGAAGAGCAGGCAGACTTCCTGGATCTGCTGAAAGCAGACCCCGAGGTCGCCATTTCCGATGATGACCTGGAATCCCTGTTCGACCCTGCCTACCACACCAAGCATGTGGACACGATCTTTCGACGGGTTTTCGACGAAGCATAA